A single Thermaerobacter sp. FW80 DNA region contains:
- the dtd gene encoding D-aminoacyl-tRNA deacylase, which translates to MRAVIQRVARASVRTAGQAPRTIGRGVVVLLGVERGDGPADVEWMAEKIAHLRIFPGEGDAAGRHFERSVREVAGAVLLISQFTLLGDCRRGRRPSFTAAAPPAEAEPLYEAVAAALAARGLAVQTGWFGADMQVELVNDGPVTLWLDSRG; encoded by the coding sequence ATGCGGGCCGTGATCCAGCGGGTGGCCCGGGCGTCGGTGCGCACCGCCGGGCAAGCCCCTCGCACCATCGGTCGAGGGGTTGTTGTTTTGCTCGGGGTGGAGCGGGGCGACGGGCCGGCGGACGTGGAGTGGATGGCGGAGAAGATCGCCCACCTGCGGATCTTCCCCGGGGAGGGCGATGCCGCCGGGCGGCACTTCGAGCGCTCGGTCCGCGAGGTGGCGGGCGCGGTGCTGCTGATCTCCCAGTTCACCCTGCTGGGCGACTGTCGCCGGGGCCGGCGGCCCTCCTTCACCGCCGCGGCGCCACCTGCGGAGGCCGAGCCGCTCTACGAGGCGGTGGCGGCGGCCCTGGCCGCGCGGGGGCTGGCCGTCCAGACGGGCTGGTTCGGGGCGGACATGCAGGTGGAACTGGTCAACGACGGGCCCGTCACCCTCTGGCTGGACAGTCGGGGCTAG
- a CDS encoding bifunctional (p)ppGpp synthetase/guanosine-3',5'-bis(diphosphate) 3'-pyrophosphohydrolase, whose protein sequence is MAVELQPSITPDALLERAGRYLGAEELEWLRRAFEFSKAAHHGQKRASGQDFIEHPLAVALILADLELDAATLVAALLHDTVEDTPVTLEQVEREFGPEVALLVDGVTKLNRIEWRTRLEEQAENLRKMFLAMARDIRVVLIKLADRLHNMRTLSVVPREKQIAKSRETLEIFAPLAHRLGMSQIQCELEDLALRYLEPEHYRELAERIPRKRAEREALAQVIIATLKARLAEAGIRADIQGRAKHFYSIYRKMYEQGKDLSQIYDLIAVRVIVDTVKDCYGALGVVHTIWRPLPGRFKDYIATPKSNMYQSLHTTVIGPQGEPFEIQIRTWDMHRTAEYGIAAHWRYKERGRTDKDFDAKLAWLRQILEWQNDLGDAREFMESLKIDVFSDEVFVFTPKGDVIDLPAGSTPVDFAYRIHTEIGHHCVGAKVNGRIVPLDYRLKNGDIVEILTNKQSGGPSADWLQFVRTSTARSRIRQWLKKQRRDENLERGRLMLEHELRAHGLPVREVWRKDWLDEVAGRYNLPDGEELLVAIGYGGVAAGQVAGRLRELYRRQQARDAAEGGAAPPDPAAEDADRRGGTPAARAGVRVDGLDHVLVRFSRCCNPVPGDPIVGYVTRGRGVSIHRADCTMLKASPEADRRLIDVSWDQVAGQAFPVAVEISCYDRVGLLSDITAVVADTRRNILAARTRTHKDGTATIDLVVEVQNLEQFDQLRRQLERVRDVIRVERVASR, encoded by the coding sequence GTGGCGGTGGAGCTGCAGCCATCCATCACGCCCGATGCCCTGTTGGAGCGGGCGGGGCGCTACCTGGGCGCGGAGGAGCTGGAGTGGCTGCGCCGCGCCTTCGAGTTCAGCAAGGCGGCCCATCACGGCCAGAAGCGCGCCTCGGGTCAGGACTTCATCGAGCACCCCCTGGCCGTGGCGCTGATCCTGGCCGATCTGGAGCTCGACGCCGCCACCCTGGTGGCCGCCCTGCTCCACGACACGGTGGAGGACACGCCCGTGACCCTGGAGCAGGTGGAGCGGGAGTTCGGGCCGGAGGTGGCGCTGCTGGTCGACGGGGTGACCAAGCTCAACCGGATCGAGTGGCGCACCCGCCTGGAGGAACAGGCGGAGAACCTGCGCAAGATGTTCCTCGCCATGGCGCGGGACATCCGCGTCGTGCTGATCAAGCTCGCCGACCGGCTGCACAACATGCGGACGCTGTCGGTGGTGCCGCGGGAGAAGCAGATCGCCAAGTCCCGCGAGACCCTGGAGATCTTCGCGCCGCTGGCCCACCGGCTGGGGATGTCCCAGATCCAGTGCGAGCTGGAGGACCTGGCGCTGCGCTATCTGGAGCCCGAGCACTACCGGGAGCTGGCGGAGCGCATCCCGCGCAAGCGGGCCGAGCGCGAGGCGCTGGCCCAGGTGATCATCGCCACCTTGAAGGCGCGCCTGGCCGAGGCCGGCATCCGGGCGGACATCCAGGGAAGGGCGAAGCACTTCTACAGCATCTACCGCAAGATGTACGAGCAGGGCAAGGACCTGTCCCAGATCTACGACCTCATCGCCGTGCGGGTCATCGTCGACACGGTGAAGGACTGCTACGGGGCCCTGGGCGTGGTCCACACCATCTGGCGGCCGCTGCCCGGCCGCTTCAAGGACTACATCGCCACGCCGAAGTCCAACATGTACCAGTCCCTGCACACCACGGTCATCGGCCCCCAGGGCGAGCCCTTCGAGATCCAGATCCGCACGTGGGACATGCACCGCACCGCCGAGTACGGCATCGCCGCCCACTGGCGGTACAAGGAGCGGGGCCGCACCGACAAGGACTTCGACGCCAAGCTGGCCTGGCTGCGCCAGATCCTGGAGTGGCAGAACGACCTGGGCGACGCCCGGGAGTTCATGGAGTCGCTCAAGATCGACGTCTTCTCCGACGAGGTCTTCGTCTTCACGCCCAAGGGGGACGTGATCGACCTGCCGGCGGGTTCGACGCCGGTGGACTTCGCCTATCGCATCCACACCGAGATCGGCCATCACTGCGTGGGCGCCAAGGTCAACGGCCGCATCGTGCCCCTGGACTACCGGCTGAAGAACGGCGACATCGTCGAGATCCTGACGAACAAGCAATCCGGCGGCCCCTCCGCCGACTGGCTGCAGTTCGTCCGCACCTCCACGGCCCGCAGCCGCATCCGCCAATGGCTCAAGAAGCAGCGGCGGGACGAGAACCTGGAGCGCGGGCGCCTCATGCTGGAGCACGAGCTCAGGGCCCACGGCCTGCCCGTGCGGGAGGTCTGGCGCAAGGACTGGCTGGACGAGGTGGCCGGCCGGTACAACCTGCCCGACGGCGAGGAGCTGTTGGTCGCCATCGGCTACGGTGGCGTGGCGGCCGGCCAGGTGGCGGGCCGGTTGCGGGAGCTCTACCGGCGGCAGCAGGCCCGCGACGCGGCGGAGGGCGGGGCGGCGCCGCCGGATCCGGCGGCGGAGGACGCGGACCGACGCGGTGGCACGCCCGCGGCCCGGGCCGGCGTGCGGGTGGACGGCCTTGACCACGTCCTGGTCCGGTTCTCCCGCTGCTGCAATCCCGTGCCCGGCGACCCCATCGTCGGATACGTGACCCGAGGGCGAGGGGTCTCGATCCACCGGGCCGATTGCACTATGCTCAAGGCGAGCCCGGAGGCCGACCGGCGGCTGATCGACGTCAGCTGGGACCAGGTGGCCGGGCAGGCGTTCCCGGTGGCGGTCGAGATCTCCTGCTACGACCGGGTCGGCCTGCTCTCGGACATCACCGCGGTGGTGGCCGACACCCGCCGCAACATCCTGGCCGCCCGGACGCGCACCCACAAGGACGGGACCGCCACCATCGACCTGGTGGTGGAGGTCCAGAACCTGGAGCAGTTCGACCAGCTGCGGCGCCAGCTGGAACGGGTCCGGGACGTGATCCGGGTGGAGCGGGTGGCCAGCCGGTAG